In uncultured Desulfobacter sp., one DNA window encodes the following:
- a CDS encoding DASS family sodium-coupled anion symporter, which produces MKQEKKKVTGYDKYIDWKIFIVPVVLFFAVLFMPTPYGMKDVGMEYTIAPQKVVSYITKELFSVKSEEADQWQLLTAQIMEQNMRIGALSKERFLDRDAKWCKKYKIPSQKANLEKAQAYVKDSVNDTDFKSLMANALELRKNGLKYEDLKDKDKANADKGAWQIKVSIAMGIFVVLCFLTECIPLPAVAFCIGLILVFTGVISRQQVAMLYWSDACWFIMGSLMFAAAFVKTGVDKRVCMMMFKRLAVPNPKWITLIFFLIITPLAAFISDHALAAMFLPIGMLLYQNSLTDDVPEDKELAKLLMISIAMACNIGGPGAPSGGARNVIMMTYLTDMFGLDIGYFQWVTYCFPFLIAMIPVSWFIINIRFRPKTVTLAPAMDHLRREIDRMGAWNKQQIWALIIFLVMVFGWFTEKAFYNIGIYPIRLGIGVIAVAGAIAYILAGVVNWRDYQDRVDWGVVWLYAGAIIFGRTLDSTGAAYWLARSAIEFLSNFGMDSGLPLMAVSNGLTSILTNLMADGPAAASVGPITLNMAGMVHPGSSYLPFMAMATAMASSFAYCLIIGTPPNAIVYASGYLEPKDYLRAGIPLFFFANVILLLLTGVYWTVRGFGTLPGF; this is translated from the coding sequence ATGAAACAAGAAAAGAAAAAAGTCACCGGGTATGACAAATACATCGACTGGAAGATCTTTATCGTTCCTGTGGTCCTGTTCTTTGCTGTGCTTTTTATGCCCACCCCGTACGGCATGAAGGATGTGGGCATGGAATACACCATTGCTCCCCAAAAAGTGGTTTCCTATATCACAAAGGAGCTTTTTTCCGTCAAAAGTGAAGAAGCTGATCAATGGCAGTTGCTTACCGCCCAGATCATGGAACAAAACATGCGTATCGGCGCGCTGAGCAAAGAAAGATTTTTAGACCGGGATGCCAAGTGGTGTAAAAAATATAAGATTCCGTCCCAGAAAGCAAATCTTGAAAAAGCACAGGCGTATGTCAAAGACAGCGTCAACGATACTGATTTCAAATCCTTGATGGCCAATGCACTGGAATTGCGGAAAAACGGGCTTAAATATGAAGACCTCAAAGACAAGGACAAGGCAAATGCAGACAAAGGCGCATGGCAGATCAAGGTATCCATTGCCATGGGGATCTTTGTAGTCCTCTGTTTCTTAACCGAGTGCATTCCGTTGCCAGCCGTGGCCTTCTGTATCGGCCTGATCCTGGTGTTCACCGGTGTCATCAGCCGTCAGCAGGTAGCCATGCTCTACTGGTCCGACGCCTGCTGGTTCATCATGGGTTCATTGATGTTTGCGGCCGCCTTTGTAAAAACCGGGGTGGACAAACGGGTGTGCATGATGATGTTTAAACGCTTGGCCGTGCCCAATCCCAAATGGATCACCCTGATCTTCTTTTTAATCATCACACCCTTGGCAGCCTTTATTTCAGACCATGCCCTGGCAGCCATGTTCCTGCCCATTGGTATGTTGCTCTACCAGAACAGCCTGACCGATGACGTGCCTGAAGACAAAGAGCTTGCCAAACTGCTGATGATCTCCATTGCCATGGCCTGTAACATCGGTGGTCCGGGCGCGCCTTCCGGCGGTGCCAGAAACGTTATCATGATGACCTATCTGACCGACATGTTCGGCCTTGATATCGGTTATTTCCAATGGGTTACCTATTGTTTCCCCTTTCTCATCGCCATGATTCCGGTTTCCTGGTTCATCATCAACATACGTTTCAGGCCTAAAACCGTTACCCTGGCACCTGCCATGGACCACCTGCGCCGTGAAATCGACCGCATGGGCGCCTGGAACAAGCAGCAGATCTGGGCACTGATCATCTTCCTTGTCATGGTGTTCGGCTGGTTCACGGAAAAAGCCTTTTACAATATAGGGATCTACCCCATTCGCCTGGGTATCGGCGTGATTGCCGTGGCCGGCGCCATCGCTTACATCCTGGCCGGCGTAGTCAACTGGCGCGACTACCAGGACCGTGTGGACTGGGGTGTTGTCTGGCTCTATGCCGGGGCCATCATATTCGGCCGGACCCTGGATTCAACGGGCGCGGCATACTGGCTGGCCCGGTCCGCCATTGAATTTTTGTCCAATTTCGGTATGGATTCAGGCCTGCCCCTGATGGCCGTGTCCAACGGTCTGACCTCTATTTTGACCAACCTCATGGCTGACGGCCCTGCAGCGGCATCCGTAGGCCCCATCACCCTGAACATGGCCGGCATGGTCCACCCGGGCAGCTCCTATCTGCCTTTCATGGCCATGGCCACAGCAATGGCGTCATCCTTTGCCTACTGCCTGATCATCGGCACGCCCCCCAACGCCATTGTATATGCCAGCGGTTACCTGGAACCTAAAGATTACCTGAGAGCCGGTATACCTTTGTTCTTTTTTGCCAACGTAATACTGCTGCTGCTCACCGGTGTTTACTGGACCGTTAGAGGATTCGGCACCTTGCCCGGATTCTGA
- a CDS encoding response regulator has product MEKMKLLLVDDETRYLETTSKLIERKGYDVWTAPSGEEALKILAAHNIHVVVLDVKMPGMDGNETLKHIKDLYPLTEVIMLTGHATVDSAIDGLKSGAWDYLMKPADIEDIIEKAELAFQNRMNQEEKIRSAQAKQYLKSPREILKEGDE; this is encoded by the coding sequence ATGGAAAAGATGAAACTGTTATTGGTAGATGATGAAACCCGCTACCTTGAGACCACCAGCAAACTCATTGAAAGAAAGGGTTACGACGTATGGACAGCCCCAAGCGGAGAAGAAGCCCTTAAAATCCTGGCGGCCCACAATATCCATGTGGTGGTCCTGGATGTGAAGATGCCCGGGATGGACGGCAATGAGACCCTTAAACATATCAAAGATTTATACCCCTTAACTGAAGTGATCATGCTCACCGGCCATGCCACGGTGGACTCAGCCATAGACGGACTGAAATCAGGTGCCTGGGACTATCTGATGAAGCCTGCGGATATTGAAGATATCATTGAAAAAGCAGAGCTGGCGTTCCAGAACCGTATGAACCAGGAAGAAAAAATTCGTTCTGCCCAGGCCAAACAATATCTGAAATCCCCCCGAGAAATTCTCAAAGAAGGGGACGAGTAA
- a CDS encoding universal stress protein — translation MTDIKTIMACIDLSDYSPMTLGYALDLAEQGDLKVTICSIVPLRDVNPAFMAGMMYPCREDTKEYLDALKKNRIDQINKLIMERFAKFSNETDIRITTGYPADGIIEMVDKIGPDLVVMANKGRSNLSRFMFGSTAEYVFRHTPTPLLSVRDKHIFKRSYSGKAAPEATKIRTVMAAVDFSPWSPAILAHAGWLAKITGAKLHAYNCISAKEISWVKSHYIPENTFDLEEFLPKEKQRRHDLMADQIKAAGLSDIDGLNISIDLGVPYEQILSASQEMGADVLVLGPRGRSRSARFTLGSTIEKIFRHSPVPVLRLGPDIIH, via the coding sequence ATGACTGACATCAAAACAATTATGGCCTGCATTGACCTGTCCGATTATTCGCCGATGACCCTGGGCTATGCCCTGGATCTGGCGGAACAGGGAGATCTCAAGGTCACCATTTGTTCAATTGTTCCCCTAAGGGATGTCAATCCGGCGTTCATGGCCGGGATGATGTACCCCTGCCGGGAAGATACAAAGGAATATCTGGATGCCCTTAAAAAAAACAGAATAGATCAAATCAACAAACTGATCATGGAACGATTTGCAAAATTTTCCAACGAAACGGACATCCGCATCACAACAGGATATCCGGCAGACGGTATTATCGAAATGGTTGACAAGATCGGCCCGGACCTTGTTGTCATGGCAAATAAGGGCCGGTCCAACCTGTCCAGGTTCATGTTCGGCAGTACGGCGGAATATGTATTCCGTCACACCCCAACCCCGTTGCTCAGCGTAAGGGACAAACATATTTTCAAACGCTCGTACTCAGGCAAAGCCGCCCCTGAAGCCACAAAGATCCGCACTGTTATGGCGGCGGTGGACTTTTCACCCTGGTCCCCGGCGATCCTGGCCCATGCCGGGTGGCTGGCTAAAATCACCGGGGCAAAACTGCATGCATACAACTGCATCAGTGCCAAGGAGATCTCCTGGGTAAAGTCCCACTATATTCCCGAAAACACGTTTGACCTGGAAGAATTTTTGCCGAAGGAAAAACAGCGGCGGCATGATCTTATGGCTGACCAGATAAAGGCGGCCGGGCTCAGCGACATTGACGGGCTTAATATTTCCATTGATTTGGGTGTCCCTTACGAACAGATTCTTTCCGCTTCCCAGGAGATGGGCGCCGATGTTCTGGTACTGGGCCCCAGAGGGCGCAGCCGTTCGGCCAGATTTACCCTGGGCAGCACCATAGAAAAAATCTTTCGTCACAGCCCGGTGCCCGTGCTTCGTTTAGGCCCGGATATCATCCATTAA
- a CDS encoding response regulator, which yields MKQPIKVLMVDDEKRFRETTRKILERNGFQTILAENGEKALQCLDQSPDVAILDIRMPGMDGHEVLEKMIKLEPDLPVIMLTGHGDKDSAEQSLVLGAFDYLAKPCDIDLLSDKIREACRSKQQTGKPEEDLVCSAMIPISAYTTISEDATIAESVQELKASFVTLPTSDLIMETGHRSILVMDKTGQIQGILTIRDLLEQILPGYLTSSKPATADSIQFSPMFWRGMFTSAVEQIRTLTISEIMSPVPISIDWESTLMEAAWIMVDQNQRRLIVTENGKPTGVIREQDLFFEMGKHLIPPRLRSN from the coding sequence ATGAAACAACCCATAAAAGTCTTAATGGTTGATGATGAAAAACGGTTCAGGGAAACTACGCGCAAAATTCTGGAACGTAACGGGTTTCAGACCATTCTTGCCGAAAACGGCGAAAAAGCGTTGCAATGCCTTGACCAGTCGCCGGATGTAGCCATTCTGGACATCCGCATGCCCGGCATGGACGGACACGAGGTTCTCGAAAAAATGATTAAATTAGAACCCGATTTGCCGGTCATCATGCTCACGGGCCATGGGGATAAGGATTCGGCGGAACAGTCCCTGGTATTAGGTGCCTTTGACTACCTGGCAAAACCTTGTGACATTGATCTGTTGTCCGATAAAATCCGGGAAGCCTGCCGGAGTAAGCAACAGACGGGGAAACCCGAAGAGGATCTGGTATGTTCGGCAATGATTCCGATAAGTGCCTATACCACTATTAGCGAGGACGCCACCATTGCCGAATCCGTCCAGGAACTTAAAGCCTCTTTTGTAACGCTGCCCACCTCGGACCTGATCATGGAAACCGGCCACAGGTCCATACTGGTCATGGACAAAACCGGGCAGATTCAAGGTATTCTCACCATCCGTGACCTGTTGGAACAAATTCTGCCCGGTTACCTGACCTCAAGCAAACCGGCCACGGCAGATTCCATCCAATTCTCCCCCATGTTCTGGCGGGGGATGTTCACAAGCGCCGTAGAACAGATCCGAACCTTGACCATCAGTGAAATTATGTCCCCGGTCCCCATATCCATTGATTGGGAATCCACCCTGATGGAAGCAGCCTGGATCATGGTGGACCAAAACCAGCGCCGTCTGATTGTCACCGAAAACGGCAAACCCACAGGAGTGATCCGGGAGCAGGACCTGTTTTTTGAAATGGGAAAACACCTGATTCCCCCAAGATTAAGGAGCAATTGA
- a CDS encoding GNAT family N-acetyltransferase, translated as MGTQNLSRIFNPGAIAVIGSGDEQHRVGQTLIRNLIDGGFKGAVTPVNPDHAKTLNMPGAKHISDIEGIVDLAVVTTPIDQVPQIIEACAHKGVAGAVIISGGGRETGEKGARMEQQIKDAAGQSDMRIIGPNCMGIAHPPLNLNASHMPGSPAKGRVAFLSQSGSVCASVMDLAEKEHIGFSHIVNLGSMLDVDFADMIDYLGEQRGVDSIIMYMENITRIRNFMSAARAVSRIKPIICLKSGRSAAGAWAASFHTGALAGKDAVYDIAFERAGILRVNTFEQLFDFTRILARQQRPTGRRLAIVTNAGGPGVMAVDALSSFGFEPAVLSIQTIETLESTLEKPWSNTNPVDVQADASCTQIARAVNITALAPEVDGVLMIHSPVDHFAPADLAQIIADQISSLPSPVFTAWLGGTSMDSARHILNEKEGLTYDTPEKAVQAFAGLYRHSRNIDMLNEIPVRRDIKLKINHDQAGSIIETHLKNEQFLLNGSEAQTVLKAYGIPVSQTEPAGDNVPAPDYELYVGAELDAQFGPVIKFGIGGAMSQIYQDTAVTLPPLNSILAARTINATKIAKALKGLLGFKAVDQALVETLLIRVSRLVTDFPQICELEINPVAVTDGQLMGLNAIIHLAPPPAAAPDHLIISPYPAWQEQLYTTQESEQVLIRPVKPEDAGAMLAFFEHLSTQTIYLRFFTPLKQLSKRMLIQLTQIDYDREVALVAWFPAHNGEKIIGTARIIFTANGTEGEFAIMLADSWQGKGIGAALLKSCLAFSKRYGLKRVFGVVLRENRQMLRLADKLGFKKVGTPASSEIELIIDIEKLDLYML; from the coding sequence GTGGGCACACAAAATCTATCCAGAATATTTAATCCCGGCGCCATTGCCGTAATCGGTTCCGGGGACGAACAGCATCGGGTGGGGCAAACCCTGATACGCAACCTCATTGATGGCGGATTTAAGGGGGCTGTCACGCCTGTCAATCCGGATCATGCCAAGACTCTGAATATGCCTGGCGCAAAACATATCAGTGATATTGAAGGCATTGTAGACCTGGCCGTGGTAACGACCCCCATCGACCAGGTCCCCCAAATCATTGAAGCATGCGCGCACAAAGGTGTTGCAGGGGCCGTGATTATCAGTGGCGGGGGGCGGGAAACAGGCGAAAAAGGCGCCAGGATGGAACAGCAGATTAAAGACGCTGCCGGGCAAAGTGACATGCGTATCATCGGCCCCAACTGCATGGGCATTGCCCACCCTCCGCTGAACTTGAATGCATCCCATATGCCGGGTTCACCGGCAAAGGGACGCGTTGCCTTTTTGTCCCAATCCGGATCCGTGTGCGCGTCGGTCATGGATCTGGCTGAAAAGGAACATATAGGGTTCAGCCATATCGTCAATTTAGGGTCCATGCTGGACGTTGATTTTGCCGATATGATCGACTATTTAGGCGAGCAGCGGGGCGTGGACAGCATCATCATGTACATGGAAAACATCACGCGGATCCGAAACTTTATGAGCGCAGCCCGGGCCGTCTCCCGCATCAAACCGATCATCTGCCTGAAATCCGGACGGTCGGCAGCCGGTGCCTGGGCGGCCTCTTTTCATACCGGAGCCCTTGCCGGAAAAGATGCGGTTTATGATATTGCCTTTGAACGGGCAGGCATCCTGAGGGTGAACACCTTTGAACAATTGTTTGACTTTACCCGGATTCTGGCAAGGCAGCAGCGTCCCACAGGCAGACGATTGGCCATTGTCACCAATGCAGGAGGTCCCGGTGTCATGGCGGTGGATGCCCTTTCATCTTTTGGTTTTGAACCCGCCGTGCTCAGCATCCAAACCATTGAAACCCTTGAGTCAACCCTTGAAAAACCATGGAGCAACACCAACCCTGTGGATGTGCAGGCAGATGCCTCTTGTACCCAGATTGCCAGGGCCGTTAACATTACGGCCCTGGCACCGGAGGTTGACGGTGTCCTTATGATCCATTCACCCGTGGACCATTTTGCCCCGGCTGACCTCGCCCAGATTATAGCAGACCAGATATCATCCCTGCCCAGCCCTGTATTTACCGCCTGGTTGGGCGGTACAAGCATGGACAGCGCTCGACATATTCTCAATGAAAAAGAGGGGTTGACCTATGATACACCAGAGAAAGCGGTCCAGGCGTTTGCGGGTCTGTACAGGCACAGCCGAAATATTGACATGCTCAACGAAATACCGGTCCGGCGCGACATCAAGCTGAAAATAAACCATGACCAGGCCGGATCAATTATAGAAACCCATCTGAAAAACGAACAATTCCTGTTAAATGGAAGTGAAGCCCAAACAGTTCTGAAGGCTTACGGTATACCTGTAAGCCAGACAGAACCTGCCGGGGATAACGTGCCGGCACCGGACTATGAACTTTATGTTGGTGCCGAACTTGATGCCCAGTTCGGGCCGGTCATTAAATTCGGCATAGGCGGTGCGATGTCTCAAATTTACCAGGACACGGCTGTCACCTTGCCGCCTTTAAATTCTATCCTGGCTGCCCGGACCATCAACGCAACAAAAATAGCCAAAGCGTTAAAAGGCCTCCTTGGGTTCAAAGCTGTTGACCAGGCGCTTGTGGAAACGCTTTTAATACGTGTAAGCAGACTGGTCACCGATTTTCCCCAAATTTGTGAACTGGAAATCAATCCGGTAGCGGTCACCGATGGGCAACTGATGGGGCTTAACGCAATTATTCACCTGGCCCCACCCCCGGCAGCCGCGCCGGACCACCTTATTATCAGCCCCTACCCGGCCTGGCAGGAACAGCTGTATACCACCCAGGAAAGTGAACAGGTACTGATCCGGCCGGTGAAGCCGGAAGATGCCGGCGCCATGCTGGCTTTTTTTGAACACTTATCAACCCAGACCATATATTTACGGTTTTTCACACCGCTGAAACAGTTGTCCAAACGCATGCTGATCCAACTGACCCAGATTGATTACGACCGGGAAGTTGCACTGGTCGCCTGGTTTCCGGCTCACAACGGGGAAAAAATTATCGGCACCGCCAGAATCATATTCACCGCCAACGGCACCGAGGGCGAATTTGCCATCATGCTGGCCGATTCCTGGCAGGGCAAAGGAATCGGGGCGGCACTCTTAAAATCCTGCCTGGCATTTTCCAAACGATACGGCCTGAAACGGGTATTTGGTGTGGTGCTGCGTGAAAACAGGCAAATGCTGCGCCTTGCCGACAAACTGGGATTTAAAAAAGTCGGTACCCCCGCCTCAAGTGAAATTGAACTCATTATTGATATCGAAAAGCTGGATCTTTACATGCTTTAA
- a CDS encoding ATP-binding protein, which yields MNKLKQNRQWLKRAIFLNMTFFPMIPFIIALGISFYFFSSALDKSTQASLERILTDHRKMIESFLLERKSDLELITRAYTFEDIMAEKAITTICQSLQKRSPAFVDLGLFDDTGNHLKYSGSFALAGKSYTQEPWFQKTMLRGFYISDIFLGYRNIPHFVVAVRKTENNQTWVLRATIDTVFFDSMVSGVRIGKTGEAYILNNEGVAQTARRSGDIALLDKDPAFGWMNEQFSSSQQTFQLSPKGQPFLYAVSKLANKSWYLVVRQEKQDAYKALYSAILICVIIAILGLAALVVLAYFTSETICRRMDRLDEEKEQLGSQLIRAVQLAEIGEMAAGFAHEINNPLQIIKSEYALIKILMEELYPGKEDKDNSPDPKTLNDIRESVDQIHKQVERCHEITSAILKFGRKKEVKHTTLDPGTVIPEILKLVENSARTSGVEITTRIEEKIPNFMGDPGRFQQVMLNLVNNAIHAVTSRHGANGGKIEINAAQTRDDEGRAMVDIQVNDNGCGIAPEHMDKIFSPFFTTKAVGRGTGLGLSVCFGIIESFGGTMSVDSRLNEGTVFSIQLPAHENQPS from the coding sequence TTGAATAAATTAAAACAGAACAGACAGTGGCTGAAAAGAGCAATTTTTCTTAATATGACTTTTTTCCCCATGATCCCTTTTATTATTGCTTTGGGGATCAGCTTCTATTTCTTTTCTTCCGCCCTGGATAAATCCACCCAGGCCAGCCTTGAAAGAATTTTGACCGACCACCGTAAAATGATTGAATCCTTCCTGCTCGAAAGGAAATCCGACCTTGAATTAATCACACGGGCATACACCTTTGAAGACATCATGGCCGAAAAGGCCATCACCACCATCTGCCAGAGCCTTCAAAAACGTTCTCCCGCCTTTGTTGATTTGGGACTGTTTGACGACACAGGCAATCACTTAAAATATTCCGGCTCCTTTGCCCTGGCAGGGAAAAGCTATACCCAGGAGCCCTGGTTCCAAAAAACCATGCTCCGGGGTTTCTACATCAGTGATATTTTCCTCGGGTATCGCAATATCCCGCATTTTGTTGTGGCAGTACGCAAAACAGAAAACAACCAAACCTGGGTGCTGCGCGCCACCATTGACACCGTGTTCTTTGACTCCATGGTATCCGGGGTGCGCATTGGCAAAACAGGTGAAGCATACATTTTAAATAACGAGGGAGTTGCCCAGACCGCACGACGTTCCGGGGATATCGCCCTTCTTGATAAAGATCCGGCCTTTGGGTGGATGAACGAACAGTTTTCCTCCAGCCAGCAAACCTTCCAGCTTTCACCCAAAGGCCAACCCTTTTTATATGCAGTATCCAAACTGGCCAATAAATCCTGGTATCTGGTGGTTCGCCAGGAGAAACAAGATGCCTACAAAGCACTTTACTCTGCGATCTTGATCTGTGTAATCATCGCCATTTTAGGCCTGGCAGCCCTGGTGGTCCTGGCCTATTTCACCTCTGAGACCATCTGCCGGCGCATGGACCGTCTAGACGAGGAAAAAGAACAGCTGGGCAGCCAGTTGATCCGGGCCGTGCAACTGGCGGAAATCGGAGAAATGGCCGCAGGCTTTGCCCACGAAATCAACAATCCCTTACAGATCATCAAAAGTGAATATGCCCTAATTAAAATCCTTATGGAAGAACTGTACCCGGGCAAAGAGGATAAGGATAATTCTCCCGATCCCAAGACCCTCAATGATATCCGGGAAAGTGTGGACCAGATTCATAAACAGGTGGAACGTTGCCATGAGATTACCTCCGCCATCTTAAAGTTTGGTAGAAAAAAAGAAGTCAAGCACACCACCCTGGACCCGGGTACAGTTATTCCTGAAATTCTTAAGCTGGTTGAAAACTCCGCACGTACCAGCGGCGTAGAGATCACCACCCGGATTGAAGAAAAAATACCCAATTTCATGGGCGACCCCGGACGATTCCAGCAGGTCATGCTCAATCTAGTCAATAACGCCATACATGCCGTTACCAGCCGACATGGCGCCAACGGCGGCAAAATTGAGATCAATGCAGCCCAGACCCGGGACGATGAAGGACGGGCCATGGTTGACATTCAGGTTAATGACAATGGGTGCGGCATAGCGCCTGAACATATGGATAAAATTTTTTCACCCTTTTTTACAACAAAAGCCGTTGGCAGAGGAACCGGTCTGGGACTTTCGGTATGTTTCGGAATCATCGAAAGCTTTGGCGGCACCATGTCCGTGGACAGCCGACTCAACGAAGGAACCGTGTTTTCCATCCAGCTTCCGGCGCATGAAAACCAACCGTCTTAA
- a CDS encoding universal stress protein, which produces MSDEKKILVTIDGSKRSKRTIDYICSFKPFRDRKITLFNITTPVPEAYYDLTRDAFSNISVSQVKAWEMGQKTIITEFLKEARQKMIAAGYKADNIDIKLVDQSKGVARGILEEIKNNEYQSLVIRRKGRDNSILSVAMGGVAAKLVEKADFIPLIIAGTREIRHYQCVAVDGSPGGMRAVRYTADMMANTNCRILLCSIMRTTVTDSATQGKDPFADLALWAHDKLNSALFEAKEILTQAGIPEDRIETRIVQGAQSRAGALLDTARATQCDTIVMGRRGMSDVESFDMGRIPRKIIYASRKFTIWLIP; this is translated from the coding sequence ATGTCAGACGAAAAAAAAATATTAGTGACCATAGACGGCTCAAAACGTTCAAAAAGGACCATTGACTATATATGCAGCTTTAAACCCTTTAGAGATAGGAAAATAACTTTATTTAACATAACAACACCCGTACCTGAAGCGTATTATGATCTGACCCGGGATGCCTTCAGCAATATTTCCGTATCCCAGGTAAAGGCCTGGGAAATGGGACAAAAAACAATTATAACCGAATTTCTCAAAGAGGCACGCCAAAAAATGATCGCCGCCGGCTATAAGGCGGACAATATCGACATCAAACTTGTCGACCAATCAAAGGGGGTTGCCAGGGGGATTCTGGAAGAGATCAAAAACAATGAATACCAGAGCCTTGTCATCCGGAGAAAAGGCCGTGATAACTCCATCCTCAGCGTGGCTATGGGTGGCGTGGCCGCCAAACTGGTGGAAAAAGCGGACTTTATTCCGTTGATCATTGCCGGAACCCGTGAAATCCGCCATTATCAATGCGTTGCGGTTGACGGTTCCCCTGGCGGTATGCGCGCCGTGCGTTACACAGCCGATATGATGGCCAACACCAACTGCCGAATTCTACTTTGTTCGATCATGCGAACAACCGTTACGGATTCTGCAACCCAAGGCAAGGATCCGTTTGCAGACCTGGCCCTTTGGGCCCACGACAAACTCAATAGTGCACTGTTCGAAGCAAAAGAGATCCTGACCCAGGCAGGCATCCCGGAAGACCGGATTGAAACCCGTATTGTCCAGGGCGCCCAGAGTCGGGCAGGCGCTTTGCTGGACACCGCCAGGGCCACACAATGCGACACAATTGTCATGGGGCGCAGGGGGATGTCGGATGTTGAAAGCTTCGATATGGGACGAATCCCCAGAAAAATTATTTACGCGTCCAGAAAATTCACGATTTGGCTGATTCCGTAA
- a CDS encoding YIP1 family protein, translating into MNTPGALSALKFYNQGVIRLLIEPVLFFADLPGVHTAGRALGFTALCAGFYAGAGLLTGPGPQSPVVMALIYFINAAGMVLISSVTGFCTMVMICGKKQDFSLVFGLYAYASGITMLISWLPFMLWFTEPWKYWLVYTGFRQSCGMSKARAITVLLISVPVQWCLIYSAITAFTGRV; encoded by the coding sequence ATGAATACACCAGGGGCACTTTCGGCATTGAAATTTTACAACCAGGGTGTAATCCGGCTGCTTATCGAACCGGTCCTGTTTTTTGCAGATCTGCCCGGGGTCCATACCGCGGGAAGGGCTTTGGGATTTACAGCCCTGTGTGCCGGGTTTTATGCCGGTGCCGGCCTGCTGACAGGCCCTGGTCCCCAATCCCCTGTGGTTATGGCATTGATCTATTTTATCAATGCGGCGGGTATGGTGCTCATCAGTTCCGTTACAGGCTTTTGCACCATGGTGATGATCTGCGGCAAAAAACAGGATTTTTCCCTGGTGTTCGGGCTTTATGCCTATGCTTCCGGGATCACCATGCTCATCTCATGGCTGCCCTTCATGCTCTGGTTTACGGAGCCGTGGAAATACTGGTTGGTCTATACCGGGTTTCGGCAAAGCTGCGGCATGTCCAAAGCCCGGGCGATCACCGTCCTTTTGATATCTGTACCTGTCCAGTGGTGCCTGATTTATTCGGCCATAACAGCGTTTACCGGCCGTGTGTAA